A single window of bacterium DNA harbors:
- a CDS encoding helix-turn-helix domain-containing protein, which produces MATSRIIKFPEKEKKETGKKGKPDPREKLSKELLQELQKDEAYREFASAEEVYKLIGESLGKVRKAKKMSVADLAQKVGKSEKIILRMEKGEYKQYTMKLLLQLAHALKAKLRIQYE; this is translated from the coding sequence ATGGCTACTTCACGAATCATAAAGTTTCCGGAAAAGGAAAAAAAAGAGACTGGCAAGAAGGGGAAACCCGATCCACGCGAAAAACTCTCCAAAGAACTTCTACAGGAACTGCAAAAAGATGAAGCCTACAGGGAGTTTGCCTCAGCCGAAGAAGTTTACAAGTTAATCGGCGAATCTCTTGGTAAAGTTCGTAAAGCAAAGAAAATGAGCGTCGCCGATCTCGCACAAAAGGTGGGAAAATCGGAAAAAATCATCCTTCGAATGGAAAAAGGGGAATACAAACAATACACAATGAAGCTTCTGCTTCAACTCGCTCACGCCTTGAAAGCCAAACTCCGCATCCAGTACGAGTAA
- the lhgO gene encoding L-2-hydroxyglutarate oxidase, with translation MKECKFLIIGAGIIGLTITRELLQRGHKDILLLEKEPGPGFHASGRNSGVLHAGIYYSTDSLKARFCIDGNRMMKEYCRSKNLALVESGKVIVALKEAHLSGLHELKNRAERNGAIVHLIDSNELKKLEPYASTYKDALHSPNTAVIDPLQILIALQKEIEDSGRAAILFNSELAGIESDRTVRTSQGSIRFEKLINAAGTYADRIAHQMNLGNEYRIQPFKGTYQQLKREELVNGNIYSVPDLKNPFLGIHFCKNAHGQVTLGPTAIPALSRENYGPFENLEPETFSILYRDAILLAQNPAFRNAASVQLRKYSKKVLFEEAHAMVPDLKLEDLQPSNKVGIRAQFVHWPTRELVMDFIVLQNAHSVHVLNAVSPAFTSSMAFAKYVADQI, from the coding sequence ATGAAGGAATGTAAGTTTCTCATCATAGGTGCGGGAATTATCGGACTTACGATCACTCGGGAATTGCTACAGCGTGGCCACAAAGACATTCTTCTGCTCGAAAAGGAACCGGGGCCAGGCTTTCATGCAAGTGGCAGAAACAGCGGTGTGCTTCATGCTGGAATTTATTATTCAACAGACTCCTTAAAAGCGCGCTTTTGTATCGATGGAAATAGAATGATGAAGGAGTATTGCCGCAGCAAGAATCTGGCTCTGGTGGAAAGCGGCAAAGTGATTGTGGCCCTCAAAGAAGCACATTTGAGCGGTTTACATGAATTAAAAAATCGCGCCGAGCGCAATGGAGCAATTGTTCACCTTATTGATTCAAACGAACTGAAAAAGCTGGAACCGTATGCGTCTACATATAAGGATGCGCTGCATTCGCCGAATACTGCCGTGATCGATCCGCTGCAAATTCTGATTGCGCTTCAGAAGGAAATTGAAGATTCAGGCAGAGCAGCAATCCTTTTCAACAGCGAGCTCGCGGGAATCGAGTCGGATCGCACCGTACGCACCTCGCAAGGTTCGATCCGTTTCGAAAAGTTGATCAACGCTGCGGGAACCTATGCAGATCGCATCGCTCATCAAATGAATCTGGGAAATGAATACAGGATCCAGCCTTTCAAAGGGACGTATCAACAATTAAAGCGAGAGGAACTCGTGAACGGAAATATTTATTCAGTTCCTGATCTGAAGAATCCCTTCCTGGGAATTCACTTTTGCAAAAATGCGCACGGCCAGGTGACGCTAGGCCCGACTGCTATACCTGCCCTGAGTCGCGAGAATTATGGTCCATTTGAGAATTTAGAACCGGAAACATTCTCTATTCTGTACCGTGACGCGATCCTGCTCGCGCAAAATCCTGCATTCCGGAATGCCGCATCGGTTCAATTACGAAAGTATTCGAAGAAGGTTCTGTTTGAGGAAGCTCATGCCATGGTGCCGGACCTGAAGCTGGAAGATTTGCAGCCATCCAACAAGGTTGGTATTCGAGCGCAGTTTGTGCACTGGCCGACTCGTGAGCTCGTGATGGATTTTATTGTTTTGCAAAATGCTCATTCTGTGCATGTGTTGAACGCTGTTTCCCCTGCTTTTACTTCTTCGATGGCCTTCGCAAAATACGTGGCGGACCAGATTTAA
- a CDS encoding proline dehydrogenase family protein, whose amino-acid sequence MGIGRTFFLWTSRNQTLRERLPRYRFVQKSVMRFMPGETIEDALNAAADLQRFQLSSVLTHLGENVTTTEETHQVKDHYLQLLDQIQARGLNAEISVKLTELGLDQDLNLCYENLKALIVSASEKGNHVWIDMEGSKYTSATLDLYYHVREEFPNTGVCLQSYLYRTAEDLEKLLPAWPGIRLVKGAYAEPATIAFAAKSENDENYFKLAQTLLTQIKQKQIRVGFGTHDQLLIRRILDAAREKNVPLNAFEIQMLYGIRRNDQLRLVREGCRVRVLISYGDYWFPWYMRRLAERPANVMFVIENFFT is encoded by the coding sequence ATGGGAATAGGCCGAACTTTCTTTCTATGGACTTCGCGCAATCAAACACTGCGCGAACGATTACCACGGTACCGCTTTGTTCAAAAATCGGTGATGCGTTTCATGCCGGGCGAAACCATTGAAGATGCCTTGAATGCCGCAGCTGATTTGCAGCGATTCCAGCTTTCGTCAGTCTTAACGCATCTTGGAGAGAATGTAACGACCACAGAGGAAACACACCAGGTAAAGGATCATTACTTGCAACTGCTGGATCAGATTCAAGCGCGTGGTCTGAATGCAGAAATTTCAGTGAAGCTAACGGAACTCGGATTGGATCAGGATTTGAATCTCTGTTACGAGAACTTAAAAGCCCTGATCGTGAGCGCCAGTGAAAAAGGAAACCATGTCTGGATAGATATGGAAGGCAGCAAGTATACATCTGCAACTCTGGACCTCTACTATCACGTGCGCGAAGAGTTTCCCAACACCGGCGTCTGTCTACAATCTTATTTGTATCGAACGGCTGAAGATCTCGAAAAACTTCTACCAGCCTGGCCGGGAATACGTCTTGTGAAAGGCGCCTATGCGGAACCGGCGACAATCGCATTCGCAGCCAAATCAGAAAATGATGAAAATTACTTCAAACTTGCTCAAACATTGCTCACACAAATAAAACAGAAACAGATCAGGGTCGGCTTTGGCACGCATGATCAACTTTTGATCCGCAGAATTCTCGATGCCGCCCGGGAGAAAAATGTTCCGTTGAACGCTTTTGAAATTCAGATGCTTTATGGAATCAGGAGAAACGATCAACTCCGGCTTGTGCGGGAAGGATGCAGGGTGCGCGTTCTGATCAGCTACGGAGATTACTGGTTTCCCTGGTACATGCGGAGACTCGCGGAGCGCCCTGCAAACGTAATGTTTGTCATCGAAAACTTTTTTACCTAA
- a CDS encoding cupin domain-containing protein, which translates to MPTHIKSPTVIEAAGNKPKRIEEFIGRVNSKTSAVSVARMNSPSGWIEPGQTPEFEEFTIVLKGMLCVTTVQGRIDVHAGEAIIVHSGEWVQYSTPGEEGAEYIAVCLPAFSMDTVHRDQQE; encoded by the coding sequence ATGCCTACTCACATTAAGTCACCCACAGTGATTGAAGCGGCAGGAAACAAGCCGAAGCGGATTGAAGAATTCATCGGCCGAGTGAACTCAAAAACTTCCGCTGTGAGTGTTGCCAGGATGAATAGTCCCTCCGGCTGGATTGAACCGGGACAAACGCCGGAATTTGAAGAATTCACCATTGTTCTAAAAGGAATGCTCTGCGTGACAACAGTGCAGGGAAGAATTGATGTGCATGCGGGGGAAGCCATCATTGTTCATTCCGGCGAATGGGTTCAATACAGCACGCCCGGTGAAGAAGGCGCTGAATACATCGCCGTTTGCCTTCCTGCTTTTTCGATGGATACCGTGCACCGGGACCAACAAGAATAA
- a CDS encoding dihydrodipicolinate synthase family protein, with translation MMSQFEGVFSVLPTPFSESGSVDANGLTRIIDLFLKAGVSGFTALGVTSETARLTEEERSAIVNIVLGHVSGRVPVVVGTTAEGTHTCIEHSRAVVSAGASAVMVSPPRMPKLNSEAVIRHYKMLSDAVDTTIVVQDYPPISGYAMEPSLLVRIATEIPQARVIKLEDPPTPLKIARIRELPGADAVAIFGGLGGMYLLEELLSGATGAMTGFAFPEILVQVVRHFHLRELEKAKEIFYRYVPLMRFEFQEGIGMAIRKEILRRRGAIDRSNVRSPGANVDPSTQRALDELFSWLKAEGCPWI, from the coding sequence ATGATGTCGCAGTTTGAAGGAGTGTTTTCTGTTCTGCCCACGCCGTTTTCGGAGAGCGGCAGCGTCGATGCGAATGGTCTGACGCGAATCATCGATCTTTTTCTGAAGGCCGGAGTTTCCGGTTTCACTGCGCTCGGCGTGACGAGTGAAACAGCGCGATTAACAGAAGAGGAGCGGAGCGCGATAGTCAACATTGTCTTGGGTCATGTTTCCGGCCGCGTTCCTGTTGTAGTTGGGACAACAGCAGAAGGGACGCATACCTGTATTGAACATAGCCGGGCAGTGGTTTCTGCAGGCGCGTCTGCAGTGATGGTCTCGCCGCCGCGCATGCCAAAACTGAACAGCGAAGCTGTGATTCGTCATTACAAAATGTTATCGGACGCGGTCGATACAACAATTGTCGTTCAGGACTATCCGCCGATTTCCGGTTATGCGATGGAACCTTCTCTTCTGGTACGCATCGCTACGGAAATTCCGCAGGCGCGAGTTATTAAATTGGAGGATCCGCCCACGCCCCTCAAAATTGCGCGGATCCGTGAGCTTCCTGGTGCCGATGCTGTTGCGATTTTTGGTGGCCTGGGTGGGATGTATTTACTGGAAGAACTGTTGAGTGGAGCAACGGGCGCCATGACAGGGTTTGCGTTTCCTGAAATTTTGGTCCAGGTTGTCAGGCATTTTCATTTAAGGGAGCTGGAGAAAGCAAAAGAGATTTTCTATCGCTATGTTCCTTTGATGCGATTCGAATTTCAGGAAGGGATCGGGATGGCAATCAGAAAAGAAATCCTCCGACGCCGCGGTGCAATCGATCGATCCAATGTGCGTTCTCCAGGCGCAAACGTGGATCCTTCTACTCAGCGCGCCCTCGATGAACTATTCTCGTGGCTAAAAGCAGAAGGTTGTCCGTGGATATAG
- a CDS encoding DUF4062 domain-containing protein, translated as MSDQTTVFVSSSWADLEVHRRAVLQALAQLKKHVEAMEYFGASSDSPLETCLKAIEKSTVYIGMIGTRYGSAATKDGISYTHAEYLHAKALSKKILVYMMDEERHPVLPKYVDTGEAAVRLMNFKQELTASHVCKVFVSADNLAGQVAIDLIRLLEDMGQHIRKALEQTGFRRFLVNAGFDVSGSDLQLNLTPVLDERGSGTLKFSSGDLDSLMAAGFLIEQMRKGDFELLKQFISFKPEVWRHLAILLPHESLNERALSQIIRTCKSSLELRTFIRIAGAARATGCAEEICKRLFDAQNHQRSIQEYGVQVTPFNEVVKEALMAMPGVDDVIVKYMTLAKSNKRWQAKQILKAVLTARGRNRPV; from the coding sequence ATGTCTGATCAGACAACCGTCTTCGTCAGCTCTTCGTGGGCGGACCTCGAAGTTCATCGGCGTGCCGTGCTTCAAGCTCTTGCTCAACTAAAGAAACACGTTGAAGCTATGGAGTACTTTGGCGCTTCATCCGATTCGCCACTGGAAACGTGCCTCAAGGCGATTGAAAAATCCACAGTTTACATAGGAATGATCGGAACGAGATATGGTTCGGCGGCCACCAAAGATGGAATTTCATACACACACGCGGAGTATCTCCACGCAAAGGCCTTAAGCAAGAAGATTCTGGTCTACATGATGGATGAAGAAAGACACCCGGTGCTGCCTAAATATGTGGATACAGGCGAAGCGGCGGTCAGACTTATGAATTTCAAGCAGGAACTCACAGCCAGTCATGTGTGCAAAGTATTTGTTTCGGCAGACAATCTTGCAGGCCAGGTCGCGATAGATCTAATTCGGCTGTTGGAAGATATGGGACAGCATATTCGCAAGGCACTTGAGCAGACAGGATTCCGGCGTTTTCTGGTCAATGCGGGCTTCGACGTGTCCGGATCAGACCTGCAGCTCAATTTAACGCCTGTTCTGGATGAGCGGGGCTCGGGAACACTGAAATTCAGTTCTGGGGATCTCGATTCATTAATGGCAGCAGGTTTCCTCATTGAACAGATGCGCAAAGGGGACTTTGAACTGTTGAAACAATTCATCAGTTTCAAGCCTGAGGTCTGGCGACATCTGGCAATCCTTCTCCCACATGAGTCTCTGAATGAAAGAGCGCTTTCGCAGATTATCAGAACATGCAAAAGCAGTTTGGAACTGCGCACTTTTATTCGAATCGCCGGAGCGGCTCGGGCCACAGGTTGTGCAGAAGAAATCTGCAAGAGACTTTTCGACGCTCAGAATCATCAGAGGAGCATCCAGGAATACGGCGTACAGGTAACACCGTTTAACGAAGTGGTCAAAGAAGCACTGATGGCAATGCCGGGCGTAGATGATGTAATTGTCAAGTACATGACACTGGCGAAATCGAACAAGAGATGGCAAGCGAAGCAAATCCTGAAAGCTGTTTTAACTGCGAGGGGCCGCAACAGACCCGTTTAA